Within Desmodus rotundus isolate HL8 chromosome 6, HLdesRot8A.1, whole genome shotgun sequence, the genomic segment gataggtggatggatgggtggatgggtggatggatgggtggatggatggatggatggatggatggatggatgggtgatggatgggtggattgatgggtgaatggatgggtggatggatggatggatggatggatggatgggtgggtgggtggataggtggatggatgggtggatgggtggatggatgggtggatggatggatgggtggatggatgaatggatgggtggattgatgggtggatggaaaggtggatggatggatggatggatgggtggatggatgggtggatgggtaggtggatggatgggtggattgatgggtgaatggatgggtggatgggtaggtggatgcatggatgggtggatggatgaatggatgggtggattgatgggtggatggaaaggtggatggatggatggatggatggatgggtggatggatgatggatggatgagaagtggatgggtggatggatggatgcggTGATAGACAAGAAGAATGATGTCTAGaccctaatccccagaacctgtgaatgggTTACCTTCCATGGCAAAAAAGTCTTTGCAGGTGTCATTGTGAGTATAGCAAGATGGTGAGATTATCAGGGTGAACCCAGTTTACCACCAGAGTCCTTAgaaagggaagaagcagcataagaCTGTGTGGGAGAGATGATGGGCGTTAGAAAGGACAGGATGTGGTTTGAGGCAGAGCAAAGTGTCGCTCCTCCAAGAAAACTCCAGGTGACTCTTGTGCTCACtgcaggctggggagccccgGGGCAAGCCTCTGTATAGCCTACAGGCACTGAAGGAAGACTTGTTGACTCAAATCTGGGTCCCTGGGAAGGTTATGTGACCTCTCTGTATCTCAGTTTCCTCTCAAGAAGAGTGGGGAGTCACGGCGCAGCACCCAGCACAAAGCAGCCCTCAGAGACAGCAGCTGTGGGTGCCTGGTCCAGGCAGACAATTAAAGCAGGAGCGGGGCCTCAGAAGAGGGTGCCACCTCCAGCCATGGAgggctgaggggctgaggggctgtgggGAAGAATTAGGAATTTGCGTTGCCTCTTGAAAAATGTCTAGGCTCTGGATCAAATGGAGACagcagtttggggggggggggtggaagctGAGCATTCAGGAAGGGGAGGTTGCCGGGGGCAGCAGGGAGATGCAGTGGAGGGTCTCAGGGATGCGGGGTCCGAGTACTATTAGAGAATGGGAGAGGGTCAGCTAGATGGCACTGAGTCACCctgagtgggagaggaggagacgGGGGAAAGAGACGACAAGCGTCACGGGGGAGGGCAAGAGGGAGCAAGGGCTGGAGAGTTTGCTTTATAACTTGTACACTGTGGGCAGCCCAATGGCTTATGAGCAAAGGAGCAAGACAATCAAATAACGAAATTAGAATCCACTTTTCCCCCCGCATTTGTGGCCGGTGTGTTATGAGCATAAGCACATCCCACAGAAAAGTCCAGAAGGGCACACACCTAACCGTTAACGCTGATTGTCTCTGGCGGTGAGATTACTAGGGTGTTTTATTGTCTTCTCTCTGCTCATCTGTACCTCCTAATTTTTCTGCAAAGGACATGCATCGCTTGCataattaaaaaagcaataaacgCTGTAAATAATTAACGTGCTCTCTCTTCAAGACTTAAACGGGATAGATGTGTTTTCAATTCAGTTATTTCAAATGTTTGCCAGATTCCTGGCCTTAGAAGGCCACCATTGAAAACCACCCAGCCGGCGGGGGGGCTGTGCAGGGTGGACAGATAGGGGGCAAACTGAATCCTTTCACCGTGGAGCTCCAGACGACCCTGGTTCCTAAACAGGAACGTTAGCTCTGGAGTACAGAGAAGCCTTTGGAATCCTGCGTGAAGTTCTTCCTGGGGGTTTTAGGGACACTGCAGTCTGCAGTTACCAACACCACAGACACATGGGCACATGCCGGCGGTGGCCGAACACCCTACCTTCTCAGTGCTTTCTGCTTGCTGCTCCCGCGGGACGGCTTCGCCCTCCTCTGAGGTGGTCCTTTCCTCCATGCTGGCTCAGTCCCCGGGTCCCTGGACGTCACCCCTGGGGCTGTCGGGTGGGAGAGCTGAAAATACCAGGCAGGTTGGCATCGCATTGCTCATAACCCTCAGGATGGGGAAACACAGAAAGGCTCTCTCTCTGCAGACAGGATGCCTGtctggggaaaccaaggcacggAAAGGCTGCATCGCCAAAGGTTCCTGGGAGGAACCTTCTGGAACCCTACCCAGGCTAGATCCACAGAGGAAAACCCACATGTCTGGCATTAATGGAAGGCCCAGGGAACACCATGGCCAGCTCTTCTCCTCCCCTAACCCGCCCTCTGCAGGACCTGCCCAGGACCTCATCGCCTTTTGGAGGATGGAGGGCTAAGCCGGCCCTGCGCACCCCCCTCTCAGGCCTGGCACCTTCcatgttaccatattttgccgtgtataatgtatACCTATGTTTTGgggccaaactttcaggaaaaaaaatctttcattttcatcttttaatttaattttttattcatttatacttACAAACAAAACCAATTGTCGTATTCCAGGGTGTTATTTTGCATACTGATGTCGctgttgctttctagagttacactttgaatgcacaagcataaataaaagaattaaagacactcatatagatatggaattagtactacccatgtataatgtgcatccttatgtttcccttaaaaatttgggcaaaaaaaatgagcattatacacggcaaactACAGTGACCCGCTTGTCTCAGGGAGGCGCTGCCACCCCTTCAGGCTCCGCCCTCCTGGGAGAACAGCCTGCTCCGCCCTTGGCCCCCCGGACAGTGAAATTagcacagaggccccaggacCCTCCTCTGTGGCCCTGGTCTGAGACACCCCAGAGAAGAATCATGACCCCTACCCCAATTATAAAATCTAGATGAATGGACCCATTCTCAAGACGGGACTGTACATGTCTCATTCAATCACCAAGTGGGAACTTTCTAGAGCCCCCAGTTCCTTCCCTTTTTGGTCACCGGCCCCAGGAAACTTAGAGGTAAATTGAATCTGACTGTAGGAATTATTTCTCCAGACTCCCTGGTACGATAACTCTCCCCTTTTAAGAGGCACGTTTGTTTGTTCGTCTGTTTCACCTGGAGTCTATCTCTCAATACGTATTTCTGGTTTATAATCTTAGATGATCCAAGAGCTCTCCTGAGcagcattttatttcacttttcacctctgttaccaggaagctcagagttaAATATATCTAATAAGGAAAAATACCTCATCCAGAGTCTTCGGTACAGTAGTTCTTTCcctcaacatttatttttttcacaattttcttttgttgtgtgtTTCTGGCCTCCCATCTCTCCTGTCCTGTGGAAGCCCCTACTTCCCTCTGGGAGCACGTGCTAATGGGCACAGAGGCCACAGGGGTGGCTCCACCCACTGAGCAAGCTCCCTCAGCCCGGGGCCCTGGGGCAAAGATGTGTTACCTTCCACGGCCGCGTCTCCCCTCCTTCTGCCAGGGTGGTCCTGGTCCAGCGTCCCCACACCGCCTTGCTCGCCGGCCGGGCGTCTGCACCCTGGTCCGGGGGGCTGCCACCAGAGCGGTGCAACGCCCAGCACACAGAAGTGGCCTTTTCCTTCTGCTCcgagggcagaggcaggctgtGGCTCAAGCAGCACCAGGTGAGCTGGGGCTCTGCCTTCAGGGACGGGAAGGGGCCCTGGGGCCCGCAGCCCACAGGGCTATCTGAGTGGGTGCCTGAGGCCATCCCGGGCCAGCCCGGGGGCAAGAGGGCGGAGGAGAGGACAGAGCTGGGCCGCAGGGAGCAGCAGGGACGGTGTCCTGCTGGAGGCCCTGGAGGAGGGACATTCTCAGGAGGCTCCGCCACGTCCCTGTTGAGTGGCCAGGGGTCCAGGATGCTGACGGAGGGCCGGGCCCTGGTCCCAGCACTGCCAGAGCAGAGGCGCCCTGGGTCATGGGTCTCACTCCTCCAGGAGTCACAGGCCCAGGTGGGGCGGACAGAGGCCGTCTCCTTGAGGGCCCCAGCGCTCGAGCTGGGAGGCTCCCCAGCTTGTGGGGTGCCAGCGTACAagcctccttcctcttttcctggcaCCCCCTTTCTCCAGCCCCACAGCCTGGGCCAGCTGGGATCCTCTTCTGAGCCCCCTGCTCTacctggggctgggcctgcggCTGGGCGGGGAGGCAGGCGGGTCCCCTGCTCTGAACCAACAGAGGACGCCAGGTCCTCGGGCCCCCCACTTCTGCAGGGGCGCCCCTGGGCACCAGGCAGGGGTGATGGGCCCTCTCCCTGAGGTAACCTGAGGAGGTACTTGGGGGGAAAAGTGTCTGTCAGGGATGCTGGGATGTCAGGAGCCTGAAGCTGGGGTGCCAGCGGTGAGGGGCCCTCCAGGACCGCAGCTGCAGGACCAAGTCCAGGCTCCTTGTCCCTCAGCCTGGGCCTCAGGGACgctgaggaagcagagaaagacGTGCCACAGGCCTCcgaggccctggccctgcccctcacaGTGCACTGGGAACCCCTGTGCAGCTCTCCGGGCTTGTCCCCAGGGTCGCTGTCCTGCTtccagggtggcagggaggccacCTGTCCAGGGGGCCCTGGGATCTGGCCTCCTGCTCCCAGAATCCCCAGCCGCTCCGGGCTGCTCGGCCCCTCCACCCTGAGCTTCTTCCTCTCTGAGGGCAGCTGGGGCTCCGCAGGGCTACTGTCTGGCTGTGTTGGGAACAGGAGGGCCTGCTGACCGGGCTCCTCCGTGTCCCCACCGCCCTGGGCGTCTTCTTCCAGCTTGGGATCTGGCAGTACCAGCCTAGGGGCCTCTAGGTCCCCACTTTTGATGGGACCAGGTGCTGGGGGCAGCGGGCACCCCAGCTCCAGGCTGCTACGTGGAGGAAGGACAGGGCTTTTGCTGCCCGAACACGGGGGCTCTCTGCAGCTGCAGGTGGGGGGTGACACAGACCTGCTCTCCCTGGGCTGTTCATTGCCTCCTGCTCTGGACACCACCTGTCTCTGCTTGGGAGACTCAGTCACCAAGAAGCCTTCTGTGGCTGGCGGATTTcccaaaggccctggctgggcccccaCAGAAGTGTCCCCACAGACAGGGGTCCTGCTGTCCTGGGACAGGGCTACACCCTCGCCCCCCACTGCCTCTTCCTGAGGAGGAAGGTCCTGCTCCATCCCACAgcccactctcccttccctcgCCTTCCTGCCCCCCTGGCGGCCGGCTCTCATCTTCTGGTAGAGCCGCTGGAACGTCTCACGCCCGTACACCTGCCACTTCTCCTGGGAGAACATCTGCAACCTCCTCTGGCTGCGTTTCTTCCCGGCCGCTCGGCCCCTGCCGGCCGCCCCGTCATCCCCTGCCAGAGCCCTCTTTCCGTCCGGATCTTCTGTAGGGGTTGTGGTGTCTCTAGTGGGGGGACACGGCAGGTCCTCCACCGCAGCTTGTCTCACCAGGGCCCGGGGGTGACCGCTGGGGACATCCGCCAGTCGGgcaggggcgggcctggggctcagaggcTTCTGCCTCCAGGGACCGGCATCCTGGGGGTCCGGCGGCTCCTGCCATGTCCTGGTGCCCTCAACAAAGGGCAGCGAGTTGCTCCTGGTGACAGGGACGCACTCCATGGTGGTGGAGAGCTGGGTGGGGACAGAGTGGAAGAAGAGGGGCCGCACCTTGTCCTGGGGTGTGCAGGTGGAGCGGGCAGAGCCGAGGGCGCCAGGCCGCCTCCGGCCAGGCTCCAGCGCCCGGATCTCGAAGTGGAAGGAGTCCTTGTAGGTGTAGGGCATGGGCAGGTCGATGCTGCCCTGCTTGGACAGGACGGTCTTGCGGGGCCGCACGTGGTCCAGCTGCGGGTCGTCCACCACAGCCTGGTTGTGAGAGATGAGGCGGGCGATGCGCTCCTCCAGCTGCCGCTTCTCCAGCTCTAGGCTGGGCCCCCGGCCGACCCGCTCGGCTCTGGCCACCCCGGGCCCTGGGGCGGCCTCCCCCTCAGACTCGGCACCGTGTCCCGACAGGCTGCGcagggggctgcaggggggcAGCGGCTGCTCCGCGCTGTCCGAGCGAGATAGGTAGCCTGAGTCAGTGCTCTCACACTTCCTCAGCCGGCCCTCCGAGGCCTTGGCGTCCCCCGGCTTCTCTGAGGATGGCACCTGCGGCTGTGGCAGGGAGCAGGCCCTGCCAGCCAGCGGACACCTCTGCTCTGGCAGCGGACGCCTGGGCTGGGAACCAGCTGCGGGGAGCCCAGTAGACGCCGTCTGGACCTCTCCATCAGCAGGTGTGGGTCCTGGGCAGCACACCGCTTCCAGTTTCAGATCTAGGTTCTTGGCAACTGGGGACAGATGTGTCAGGGGCACCGGGCAGTGCCCAGCACCCTGGACCCCTGGAGAAAGAGGTCTGTCTGATGGGGCCCCAACAGCCCCACCCGAGCTGCAGCTGTCCCCCTTGCCAGCTGCTCTGGAGGTCTCTCCGGCCTTGtccccctcctccaggaggctGCCCCCAGTGCCTTCAGACTCGGAGGACAGCCGGGAGTTGTTGAAATGCGTCTGGGTGCGTCTGTGCTTGTACAGGTTGCTCTGGGTCTTAAAGGCGATGCCACAGGTGGCACACGGGAACGGCCTCTCTCCTGTGTGGGACCGAATGTGCTTCTCCAAAACACTGGGTTTCAGGCAGTCCCGGCCACAGTGCGGGCACAGGTACTTGCCGGCATGGCGTGCCTTCCCTGGGCCACCCAGCGTGGGCCCTGGGCCTGGTGACAGGACAGGAAGAGCACTCACGATGTTCACGGTGAGCGTCGGGGTCGCAGGCTTCCCtatgggggtggggccaggcccTTCAGGCTGCAGCAGGGGGCTGAGGAGGAAGGGCACGCTGCCACCATCCAGGCTGCCCGTCACCAGGGGGGCCCGAGGCTGGAGGCCCCCGGGAGGCACAGTGTGGTATAGCGGGATGGGCAGCGCCTTCAGGAACACGGTGGGGGCCAGCCCCTGCTCGGGTGGCAGGATGACGGGTCCCAGGGTCACGTGGGGTGAGGCCTGCCCACCTGGGGCCCCTGGGGGTCCAGAAGCAGGAACTGGCTGGTCCCTGGCAGGTGAGGCAGGGCAGGTGAGTTCTGGCACCTCCATCCTGCGTCATCTAGGTGACCCTGGGTGACCTGTGGGCAAAACCAAACATCACCGTGGGCACAGCacactctccctgcctcctgccaggcATTTGTCACCCCATGGGGCCTGGCAGCAACCCCGCCCCCCAGAACAGTGCTCCGATCCCCTTGTTGGGAGAGTGGAAGTGACTTGTCGTGCGGCTGATGCGCGGCAAAGTGGAGTTTACATCCAGGGTGGGAATCCTGTCTCTAAGTTGATGTGTCCGAAAGAAACTCTTGATTGTTGCCCTCGACATGGGTCACAGCGGACTCGTCCCTGTGAAAGGGGCAGAGCACCTCCCTAAGGCCCATCCCACCGGGCAGTTCTGAGTCTCCGCTGTTGCTGTCAGAGGAGGCAACCAGGAAGAAACCGAACCTGAGGGCGAGCTGACAGGACTCGGCCTAAGAAAATAAGATGCTCGTGGTGGAATCTGAGTCCCGGAGAAACAGCACTCTGTCCCTCAGGGCACGGCCCAGACCTTGCGCGCGCCACCCATGCCGCTACCAGACCTTCCTCTCTGACTGCCTGGAATCCCAATGGCCCTGGGCATCCTGTGTTTTACCTGGCCCCCCAACCAGGGAAAGGAGCACTTCCTCAACCTCAGGACCAGTTGGGTCTCTGCTCCAAGGTGCAGCTTTCCAGGCCCCTCTGGCTCCAGCTGGCACACAGTTAGTTCCTGGTCAGCCAGGGGAACAGCGTGGGGCAAAGGCTAGGCCAGGGAGCAAGAGAGCCCCAGCCACGTTCTCCAAACCATGGGAGGGAATGCCAGGTGCCAGACAGGACTGGGGGTCTCCAGAGTGTGTTTCCTCAGGCAGCCACCCCCCAGAGCTCTGTAAGCACACTCCCACCACCCCTCAGCTCCAGTCCTCAAGAAAACAAATCCAAATCCCAGCCTTCGGCAGCCAGAGGGCTCCAGcagcgggagggggagggacaggcaggggcACACTGGAGCCAGCTCAGACCAGCTCATGCCAGCTCTCGAGAGCTGATGGTTAAATTTCCAGGAATCCTGCAAGCCCATTGTTGAACATAATTAAAAGTGGAATTATCTAATCATACAATTAAATAAGTTCTGTGAAAAGGTCCTACAACCGGATATTACATACAAAAGAATAGCGTGAAACCCCTACCTCATACCCTGTGTGAAAAAACCCAACCCTGATGTCAGAGCTAAAACTGccaaactcttagaagaaaacaggagtaaACATTCCTGACTTGGGATTTTATGCAATAAACTCTTAGATATGACACCGAAAaaaatagcaattaaaaaaacccaaaaagataaattagacctcttcaaaattaaaaattttcgcACAAAAAAATGACACAtcgagaaaatgaaaagaaaatccaaagaatGAGTGAAAAACGTTTGTGAATCATGTATCTAATATGcccagatatataaagaactcctaacTCAGTAGCAAAAAGGCAGTACACTTGAATAGAGAGTTCTCCAAAGACACACAAGGGGCCAAAAGCGCATGTGAAGATGTTCAGCATCGTTCTTCATTAGCGAAATGTAAATAAAGACACGAAGAGGTGTGACTTCGTACCGGCTGGCATGGCTGTGGTAACAATGATAATAAACTGGAATTCACAAGTGCCGATGAGGAGGCGGAGAAGTCGGCAGGTCTACAGGCCTCTCGCGGGAGTGCGAGGTGGTGCGGCCACGTGGAAAACACtctggcagctcctcaaaaagtTACACACAGGCCCGCTGCCTGGCCCACAGCTCCACCTCTACGGACATTCAGATAAAAACTTGTATACAAGTGTTCACACCAGCATCATTCAAAACAGCCAGGAGCTGAAAAccgcccaaatgcccatcagctaAGCAATCGGTTTTACGTAGTCAAATGTCTCCAACCAAGGGCGGCGGAGGGAATTAGCGCTCTCCAGAGTGACGTTCAGCGGCGTGCGTGAGGATCGCAGGTCAGTCCGCACCTGCGGGGACTTAACCCGTGCACCCGTCCAGAGGTCGATGGAGCGCCGCCCGGGGCAGGTGCCGTGTCGTTTGTGTTAGGTGTAGGAGGTCTGGAGGGTGCCCCTGTAACAAAGGTTATGGCGCTTATATTCCAGTTagggagacagaaaaggaagtttttttataaataaattatatcatgTATCGGAGAATGGCGTATGGAACAAAGAGACCTTGGTAAGGAAGGATAAGAATGTGTGGTGGTGTTGGCGGAGGGCGGtcccagcaggggagggagagttACCATGGCAAACGGGATGGGTCAGGGGGACCTCCCTGACATGTGATGGAGGCCGTGATGGGGTGAGCCATGCAGGTATGGGGGGAAGAGTGTGTGCGGTGCAGGGAACAGCGGGAGCATGCCTGGTGTGCTGGAAGCACGCAAGCTAAATGTAGAGGAGACACCTTCGCCGACGCCAGCTGCCCAACAATATGTCGTGGTTCTTTCTGGGAAAACCTTTCCTTTCCctcagcctctgtttcttcaACTACAAGAAGGGGTAGGGGCGTTGCCGGCGGTCTGGGTACAGAAAGACCTGAGATTGTCAGCGCAGAGGCACCGCTGTTAGTTACGTGACAAATAGGAAGCCCACCTTGGTGACTCTGACACCTGCTCTCCTCCACGGCAGATGGAGAAAACCCAGCCTCCAGCATTATTGTTGGCTGAAAGACGAGCCCAGCACGAAGGTGAAAACGGGCACCCAGGaccactcccttcccccagggAACACGGCTTTGAAGGTGAACTTCACTCACCAGGCTGCATCCCAAGAGCACCTCTTCCCACCGTGGGCCTGGCCCCGCGGGAGGTTCCCCGTGACCCCGCACAGCTCAGGACGCATGAAATACAATGGCACGTAACAGCACTGTCCACGGTCACCCGGCCGGCTCCACACAGATTTGTTTGTTTACGGTGTGAAATCACATCATGCGGAATATTGTGTTGGTGATGGTTATTGTTTTGTGTAATTACATTAATTAGCCAGGAAAATAGCAAACAGATGCAAGGCTGAATTCAAGGCAGGGTAGGACACGGGGACTCAGCAGATTACCAGAGTGAACCCTACACACGAAACTGCTCGCTTCCGAAATACACACGTGCATACGCCAAACGCCATGCGCAGacacgcgggggggggggggggggggctgagggCTTTACTCCTAAAAGGCATgggtgctgttttgttttgttttttattatttttacatttatttctcaattaccATGGACAGGTGTTCGTCAGGGCCTGCAGAGACGCTCTTTCGGCTGCGGAGACTGATCCCAAGACCGCGCTCCGCCATGCCCTCCAGCTCAAGGCAGTACCACCCCGCCCGGCACTTCGTGTTTTTAATTAAGGGTCAACTTATACCCCGTACTATTCACCCTTCGCAGTGTCTAGTGGTAAGAATTTTGATCAAAAGTCACAGTTGTGTAGCTACCAGCAGAATCTAGCTGCAGAAGAATCCCACCACACTGTCCAAACTACCCGAAGTGCCCCTACCTCTCTCGGTCAGCCCCTTCCTccgtccccagcccctggcagccacagaCCTATTTCTGTccctgtagttttgccttttcaagaATGTCGCATAAATGGAGTCATCACCTGGGTCACTCTCTCAGTCTAGCTTCTTTTGCCTAGCAGAATGCCTTTGAGACCCACCCAAGTCCTTGCGTGTTTCAGCAGTTCACGCCTTGTTACTTACGGCTGAGCAGTATTCCGGTGTGTGGGCGTGCCAAAGCGTGTGCATGCTCGTCCCTCCCTGCTGGGTGGGGTCAGAGGAAGCCTGCACCGGGGGTCTGGACAGCCACCACCACCTACCAGCCTTGCCTGTAGTGTCCGTGGAAGCCCCGTGGGGAGCAATGCCAAGTCATCCTGCATCTCCCGGGTGCGCCCACCTcccagggagaggccagggatggcCTTGTGGAGAGTCAGAACCACCAGCCTCACCCAACAGTAACGAGGAGCGCATTCTTGGGGGTCAACAGAGACTAAGTGGGCAACCTGGACTTCCTTCCACACCCTTTTCCTGCAGAGCAGTATCAAAGAACACCAGCTAAAGCAGACGGCTTAATAATTCAGACTCTCAGAACGTAGCACCCAAAACATCCACATTTTCATCAAAACCCACGTACAGCAAGAGCTGGGAAGAGCTCAACCTGAACGAAAAAAAGACAGTCCGTGGGTGCCAGGACTAAGATGCAAGAGACATCGGCGTTCTCCAACAAAGGTGTTAGAGCCGCTATTATCACGATGTTTCGAGGAACACTCGCAACTGTGCTTGGAACAAATAAGAATGAGAAAGTCTCAGCAAagaagtagaaaattaaaaaagcgaccaaatggaaattttagaactgaaaaacactgcaaccaatgttttgaaaattCAGTGGATGGACTCAACAGCAgaatggagggaggggaaaagaatcCGTGAATCTGAAGACAGGACAAGAGAAATTTGCCAATCTGAACGACTGAAAGGAAATAGGTTGAAAAAGTAAACAGAACCTCTGAGGCCTGTGGGAGCAACAAAGGTATCACATTTGTGTCATCAAGCcccaaaaggagaggagagaggggacttGGCAAAAGCCATCAAAGAAAGAGTGACTAAAAACTTCGGTTTGGTGAAAGACTTCAACCTATGGCTTTAGGAAGCCGGTGACCTCCGAACAGGATAATCCCAAAGAAATCCTCACCGAACCACATCAGCCAAAACTTCTGAActatgaagacaaagaaaaacgtTCCTGAAAGCAGTGAGAAAGAAATGGCCCCTTGcctgtgtgagaaaataaatcctACCCACAGCAGGTTTCTCATCAGAGACTCGGAGGCCAGGAGGAAGTGGCAATCCTGTTTTCAAGGGATGAAAGAAAGAATTGTCAACCCAAAATTCTGTGTATCCAGCAAAACGATCCTCCTGGAACAAGGGGGAAAGCCAGACGTTCACAAATAATGGAAAACAGAGAGAATTTGTCCCCAGCAGACCTACCGTAAAGGAATGGCCCAAGAACGTTctctaaacagaaagaaatgaataaaagaaggaCAGTTGGAACActgagaaggaaaacaacaatagaaagaataaaaatataggtGAATGcagtatttccttttaaattttctaaatgacGTTTGATGCTTGTGGCAGGAATAACACCGTCTGATAGGGctctgaatatatttaaaagaaacactTCAGGCAATTATAAAtggggggaggaaaaggggcGTAGAGTTTCTGCATTTCACTGCAACTGGTAAACAGTGACACCCACAGACGGCGAAGACAGCAGCCTCCGAGGGAGCCCGCCCAAACCACAGCCCACAGACACGCTCTCTCTGCAACCTCACAGCCTCGGGTGGGAGGTGATGAGTCTGCAGCCCTCTCCACAGCGAAACTGGGGCCCCGTGCAGCCAAAGCACCAGCCACCTGCGGCTGGGTCTGCACAGAGGGGCCCTCCCTCTGTAAGCCCTACTTCCTTCCGCACTGCCCGTGAGCCCGGAGGGCCTCTGCCCCACCGGGGGGCCCCCAGTCTCCCAGTGCACCCCACACCTCCTGTTGTTCATCACCTGCTTC encodes:
- the ZNF831 gene encoding zinc finger protein 831 gives rise to the protein MEVPELTCPASPARDQPVPASGPPGAPGGQASPHVTLGPVILPPEQGLAPTVFLKALPIPLYHTVPPGGLQPRAPLVTGSLDGGSVPFLLSPLLQPEGPGPTPIGKPATPTLTVNIVSALPVLSPGPGPTLGGPGKARHAGKYLCPHCGRDCLKPSVLEKHIRSHTGERPFPCATCGIAFKTQSNLYKHRRTQTHFNNSRLSSESEGTGGSLLEEGDKAGETSRAAGKGDSCSSGGAVGAPSDRPLSPGVQGAGHCPVPLTHLSPVAKNLDLKLEAVCCPGPTPADGEVQTASTGLPAAGSQPRRPLPEQRCPLAGRACSLPQPQVPSSEKPGDAKASEGRLRKCESTDSGYLSRSDSAEQPLPPCSPLRSLSGHGAESEGEAAPGPGVARAERVGRGPSLELEKRQLEERIARLISHNQAVVDDPQLDHVRPRKTVLSKQGSIDLPMPYTYKDSFHFEIRALEPGRRRPGALGSARSTCTPQDKVRPLFFHSVPTQLSTTMECVPVTRSNSLPFVEGTRTWQEPPDPQDAGPWRQKPLSPRPAPARLADVPSGHPRALVRQAAVEDLPCPPTRDTTTPTEDPDGKRALAGDDGAAGRGRAAGKKRSQRRLQMFSQEKWQVYGRETFQRLYQKMRAGRQGGRKAREGRVGCGMEQDLPPQEEAVGGEGVALSQDSRTPVCGDTSVGAQPGPLGNPPATEGFLVTESPKQRQVVSRAGGNEQPRESRSVSPPTCSCREPPCSGSKSPVLPPRSSLELGCPLPPAPGPIKSGDLEAPRLVLPDPKLEEDAQGGGDTEEPGQQALLFPTQPDSSPAEPQLPSERKKLRVEGPSSPERLGILGAGGQIPGPPGQVASLPPWKQDSDPGDKPGELHRGSQCTVRGRARASEACGTSFSASSASLRPRLRDKEPGLGPAAAVLEGPSPLAPQLQAPDIPASLTDTFPPKYLLRLPQGEGPSPLPGAQGRPCRSGGPEDLASSVGSEQGTRLPPRPAAGPAPGRAGGSEEDPSWPRLWGWRKGVPGKEEGGLYAGTPQAGEPPSSSAGALKETASVRPTWACDSWRSETHDPGRLCSGSAGTRARPSVSILDPWPLNRDVAEPPENVPPPGPPAGHRPCCSLRPSSVLSSALLPPGWPGMASGTHSDSPVGCGPQGPFPSLKAEPQLTWCCLSHSLPLPSEQKEKATSVCWALHRSGGSPPDQGADARPASKAVWGRWTRTTLAEGGETRPWKLSHPTAPGVTSRDPGTEPAWRKGPPQRRAKPSRGSSKQKALRRYRGSFLQGRVQLRARRLRKPLWVLRKDCRPSPLERMDPCRTLGQAASEMAGLNLQEEPSCASSASPLGSGKGEKEEEDRRLTSGRITPSASPRDRDPLMVQDVIPSAGKPGDCCPQNTVVGSGLSLPPDPHMQAAGNSLPSCGKGLDMGFLETQRPPPQEQVLADPKPCVVVSDARDPSPFKSKGNSLRRDVATSVAAACTSLGARGGHTTVGTHGAEPQEHGRAAGETVAHGSPDRKATAQGTSPPLLPGKPSQGQRLSGSVPSRPPGKTHLEISVSGPGSHQEEERPKMLFPSEGHPGSGEMLVPGPPLGKDSDMCQESGIMALKDCVVPSKPGQSMEIPQAPSKTIKKRSLEGMRKQSRVEFSDTSSDDEDRLVIEI